A stretch of Zootoca vivipara chromosome 13, rZooViv1.1, whole genome shotgun sequence DNA encodes these proteins:
- the PRF1 gene encoding perforin-1, with protein sequence MLKASPASSVPLLFLFLLFLGVSPQCHKATEDECQEHKDFVPGHSLAGEGIDITTLEKKGAKVLDMNQWQRPDGSCTLCRNPLLEGKPLQRLPVAAIDWEAKASCQRSVHASLQESGISLVQAEGSDVKNDWKAGLEVEVKPQAQAQVALAGSRSKMAEFSREKSSQDKYSFASHEVSCSYYSFRVGHYLPQSSHFKYAVKTLPKKYRPDSRLEYRQLIQTYGTHFIHQIHLGGRVRDVTAVRVCEAALDGATTDEVKDCLSLEAAASLGKVKMDATFQKCEELRKKGNFKGSFHQTYSERQTEIVGGNSQADVLFCDGQSTEPFKDWLESLKSFPGLVSYSLMPIHTLVTKGDPKREGLRQALSEYVRERAMWRNCSQACPPGSRRSTRDACSCVCASDSATNDMCCSRARGLGKLTVTIVRARNLWGDYWTRTDAFVKVFYNGREMRTPTIWNNDNPEWKVHLDVGDIQVLGETSKVRVQVWDEDNRWDDDLLGSCDESLQAGKLQKKICYLNHGSLEFQYHLECGPFLGGPYCLDYVPQKPNYVGDLLQWND encoded by the exons ATGCTGAAAGCGAGCCCTGCATCCTCCgtgcctctcctcttcctcttcctcctcttcctcggcgTCTCCCCGCAATGCCACAAGGCCACGGAGGATGAATGCCAGGAACACAAGGACTTCGTCCCTGGGCACAGCTTGGCCGGCGAGGGCATCGACATCACCACTCTGGAGAAGAAAGGGGCAAAGGTCCTGGATATGAACCAGTGGCAGAGGCCGGACGGGAGCTGCACCCTGTGCCGGAACCCCCTGCTGGAGGGGAAGCCGCTTCAGAGGCTCCCGGTGGCTGCCATCGACTGGGAAGCCAAAGCCTCGTGCCAAAGGAGCGTGCATGCCTCCTTGCAGGAGTCTGGCATCTCTCTGGTCCAGGCAGAAGGATCTGACGTGAAGAATGACTGGAAGGCAGGGCTGGAGGTGGAGGTGAAGCCCCAAGCCCAGGCCCAGGTGGCCCTGGCAGGATCCCGCTCCAAGATGGCCGAATTCAGCCGGGAGAAGAGCTCTCAGGACAAGTACAGTTTTGCCAGCCATGAGGTCTCCTGCTCCTACTACAG CTTCCGTGTTGGCCATTACTTGCCGCAGAGCAGCCATTTCAAATACGCTGTGAAGACCCTTCCAAAAAAGTACCGGCCTGACTCCCGGCTGGAATATCGCCAGCTGATCCAAACCTACGGGACCCATTTCATACACCAGATTCACTTGGGGGGCCGTGTGAGGGACGTGACGGCTGTGCGGGTGTGCGAGGCAGCACTGGACGGGGCGACCACGGACGAGGTCAAGGATTGCCTCAGCCTGGAGGCCGCTGCCAGCCTCGGCAAAGTCAAGATGGACGCCACCTTCCAGAAGTGTGAGGAGCTGAGGAAGAAGGGGAATTTCAAGGGCTCTTTCCACCAGACGTACAGCGAGCGGCAGACGGAGATTGTGGGCGGGAACAGCCAGGCGGACGTGCTCTTCTGCGATGGGCAGAGCACGGAGCCCTTCAAGGACTGGTTGGAAAGCCTCAAATCCTTCCCCGGCCTGGTCTCCTACTCCCTGATGCCCATCCACACCTTGGTGACCAAGGGGGACCCCAAGAGAGAGGGTTTGCGGCAGGCGCTGAGTGAGTACGTGAGAGAGCGGGCGATGTGGAGGAACTGCTCCCAGGCCTGCCCACCGGGGTCGCGGCGCAGCACCCGGGACGCCTGCTCATGCGTGTGCGCCAGTGACAGCGCCACCAATGACATGTGCTGCTCGCGGGCGCGAGGCCTGGGCAAGCTGACGGTGACGATTGTGCGCGCCAGGAACTTGTGGGGAGATTACTGGACACGGACCGACGCCTTCGTCAAGGTGTTCTACAACGGCAGGGAGATGCGCACTCCCACCATATGGAACAACGACAACCCAGAATGGAAGGTCCACTTGGATGTGGGGGACATCCAAGTCTTGGGGGAGACCAGCAAGGTGCGGGTACAGGTCTGGGACGAAGACAACAGATGGGATGACGACCTGCTGGGGTCGTGCGACGAATCCCTGCAAGCTGGGAAGCTGCAAAAGAAAATCTGTTATCTTAATCATGGGAGCCTGGAGTTCCAATACCACTTGGAGTGTGGCCCCTTTCTGGGAGGTCCCTACTGCTTGGATTATGTCCCTCAGAAGCCGAACTATGTAGGTGACTTGTTGCAATGGAATGACTAA